A DNA window from Arachis duranensis cultivar V14167 chromosome 3, aradu.V14167.gnm2.J7QH, whole genome shotgun sequence contains the following coding sequences:
- the LOC107480070 gene encoding PHD finger protein ING1 isoform X1, translating to MSFLEEFQAKIQRQNERRCEQEIEDIRRGVRSGNITPDTSVVRFSDEALDEQKHSIRIADEKVALAVQAYDLVDTYIQQLDQYLKKFDEELRRERENAAISGVPASAPDGNTKSGRGNEGGRGGRKKHQTSVAVATEAQPTPVNQTGMELDLPVDPNEPTYCFCNQVSYGEMVACDNPDCKIEWFHFGCVGLKEQPKGKWYCSNCAATKNRRRGK from the exons ATGTCGTTCCTTGAAGAATTTCAAGCCA AGATTCAAAGGCAAAATGAACGCCGCTgtgaacaagaaattgaagatatTAGGCGAGGAGTTAGGTCTGGAAACATCACACCTGATACTTCGGTTGTTCGATTTTCCGATGAAGCACTTGATGAGCAAAAGCATAGCATTAGGATTGCTGATGAAAAGGTTGCCCTGGCTGTCCAGGCATATGATTTG GTAGATACATACATACAACAACTTGATCAGTATCTCAAGAAGTTTGATGAGGAGCTTCGGCGTG aAAGAGAAAATGCTGCAATAAGTGGAGTTCCTGCTTCAGCTCCTGATGGTAATACAAAATCTGGAAGGGGTAATGAAGGTGGCAGAGGAGGGCGTAAAAA ACACCAAACATCTGTTGCAGTGGCAACAGAAGCACAACCTACACCTGTGAACCAAACTGGCATGGAATTGGATTTACCAGTTGATCCAAATGAACCCACATACTGCTTTTGTAACCAAGTTAGCTATGGCGAGATGGTTGCCTGTGATAACCCTGAC TGCAAGATAGAGTGGTTTCATTTTGGTTGTGTTGGTCTGAAAGAAcaaccaaaaggaaaatggtATTGTTCAAATTGCGCAGCAACAAAAAATCGTCGCAGAGGCAAATGA
- the LOC107480122 gene encoding PHD finger protein ING1: MSFLEEFQANLESLPVILQKKYALLRDLDKSLQEIQRQNEHRCEQEIEDIRRGVRSGNITPDTSVIRFSDEALDEQKHSIRIADEKVALAVQAYDLVDTHIQQLDQYLKKFDEELRRERENATISGVPASAPDGNTKSGRGNEGGRGGRKKRQTSVAVATEAQPTPVNQTGMELDLPVDPNEPTYCFCNQVSYGEMVACDNPDCKIEWFHFGCVGLKEQPKGKWYCSNCAATKNRRRGK; the protein is encoded by the exons ATGTCGTTCCTTGAAGAATTTCAAGCCA ATTTGGAGTCTCTACCCGTTATTCTTCAGAAGAAGTATGCCTTGTTGCGTGACCTAGATAAGAGTTTACAGG AGATCCAAAGGCAAAATGAACACCGCTgtgaacaagaaattgaagatatTAGGCGAGGAGTTAGGTCTGGAAACATCACACCTGATACTTCGGTTATTCGATTTTCCGATGAAGCACTTGATGAGCAAAAGCATAGCATTAGGATTGCTGATGAAAAGGTTGCCCTGGCTGTCCAGGCATATGATTTG GTAGATACACACATACAACAACTTGATCAGTATCTGAAGAAGTTTGATGAGGAGCTTAGGCGCG aAAGAGAAAATGCTACAATAAGTGGAGTTCCTGCTTCAGCTCCTGATGGCAATACAAAATCTGGAAGGGGTAATGAAGGTGGCAGAGGAGGGCGTAAAAA ACGCCAAACATCTGTTGCAGTGGCAACAGAAGCACAACCTACACCTGTGAACCAAACTGGCATGGAATTGGATTTGCCAGTTGATCCAAATGAACCCACATACTGCTTTTGTAACCAAGTTAGCTATGGCGAGATGGTTGCCTGTGATAACCCTGAC TGCAAGATAGAGTGGTTTCATTTTGGTTGTGTTGGTCTGAAAGAAcaaccaaaaggaaaatggtATTGTTCAAATTGCGCAGCAACAAAAAATCGTCGCAGAGGCAAATGA
- the LOC107480121 gene encoding protein MEI2-like 1 isoform X1, with translation MPSPMVDQRGVSASSHFFDDISFRSERDAGIRKFKSIHDQYPQGKNGMIASPGSNLNSSSVLERSAKSGLPMSCTSLSIENVEQLKFGGEGIFDALMVSKESSHYHHRSRSDLCMRSGPNSPGVIGDKFVSSAATCESTLFSSSLSDMFCQKLRLFGKDALSDQPDIIDSVPEEEPYKSLEEIEAETIGNLLPDEDDLFSGVNDESRYNNTNARKNDDLEDFDLFSSGGGMELERDEHLNAGLRTSALEGDSGFVGGPKGKFPFVTQPSRTLFVRNINSNVDDSELKALFEQYGDIRTMYTACKHRGFVMISYFDLRAAQSATQELQNWPLRLRKLDIHYSIPKVNASEKDIGHGTLMLSGLDSSISNDELKQIFGFYGDIKEIFESPEMKQHKFIEFYDVRAAEAALRALNRVDIAGKQIKIEPGHPSLMQQSHKGQDEPDLGQNIIDNLALRQKTTVSPGVIGSGLENGYNQGFQSGMAQPLNTYTDNAFGHINSSIHNTVRGSSASNVSGVSESNIFVDAIKFASSPRFHPHSLPEYHDTLANGSPYNFSSTISNMTSSVNTGVTEASDSRHNQGMSSTGNLAEFNAGGNGIRSHHGLYQMWNSSNLHQQSSSGTMLWQKRPSFVNLPQMPSFARTPPHMLRSQHMDHNVASAPVSPWGRQHSHLAESPDASGFVGSGGFQGSWQLLSPEFSPRLFPHASPKGTELPSNAGQSSPKHHGFPGRHSMNSTSKFDSANERMRSLYHRRSETNNADKKQFELDLGRIMQGEDTRTTLMIKNIPNKYTSKMLLAAIDERCRGTYDFLYLPIDFKNKCNVGYAFINMIDAAQIIPFHQAFNGKKWEKFNSEKVASLAYARIQGKASLIAHFQNSSLMNEDKRCRPILFHTDGPNAGDPEPFPMGTNIRVRPGKSRTAGNDESRNQPSPRILINVESPNGLDSA, from the exons ATGCCTTCTCCAATGGTGGATCAGAGGGGAGTTTCTGCTTCATCTCACTTTTTTGATGACATTTCTTTTCGTTCTGAG AGGGATGCTGGAATACGGAAGTTCAAATCCATTCATGATCAATATCCACAAG GAAAAAATGGAATGATAGCATCCCCTGGAAGCAATTTGAATTCTTCATCTGTACTGGAAAGAAGTGCAAAATCTGGTTTGCCAATGTCATGCACCAGTCTATCTATTGAAAATGTGGAACAGCTAAAATTTGGTGGTGAAGGCATTTTTGATGCGCTGATGGTTTCCAAGGAATCATCACATTATCATCACAGATCAAGGTCTGATTTATGTATGCGCTCCGGACCGAACTCACCTGGTGTAATCGGGGACAAGTTTGTTTCCAGTGCAGCCACATGTGAAAGTACTTTATTCTCGAGCTCATTGTCTGATATGTTTTGCCAAAAGT TGAGGTTGTTCGGGAAAGATGCTTTATCTGATCAGCCCGATATTATTGATTCTGTTCCCGAGGAAGAGCCTTATAAATCTCTTGAAGAAATAGAGGCTGAAACTATAGGGAATCTCCTTCCTGATGAAGATGATCTGTTTTCTGGTGTCAATGATGAGTCAAGATATAACAATACTAATGCCAGAAAAAATGATGACTTGGAGGATTTTGACTTGTTTAGCAGTGGGGGAGGCATGGAGCTGGAAAGAGATGAACATCTGAATGCAGGATTAAGAACTAGTGCTCTGGAGGGAGATTCAGGTTTTGTTGGAGGTCCTAAAGGAAAATTTCCTTTTGTCACACAACCTTCTAGAACACTCTTTGTTCGGAACATTAATAGCAACGTAGACGACTCTGAGCTAAAGGCTCTCTTTGAG CAATATGGAGATATTAGAACCATGTATACAGCTTGTAAACATCGTGGTTTTGTCATGATTTCTTATTTTGACCTAAGAGCTGCACAAAGTGCAACGCAAGAACTTCAAAATTGGCCACTGAGGTTAAGGAAACTTGATATACATTATTCAATTCCAAAG GTCAATGCTTCTGAGAAGGATATTGGCCATGGTACGCTGATGCTATCTGGTCTTGATTCATCTATTTCAAATGATGAACTCAAAcagatttttggattttatggagATATTAAAGAA ATTTTTGAATCTCCTGAAATGAAACAGCACAAATTTATAGAGTTTTATGATGTACGAGCTGCAGAAGCTGCTCTTCGTGCATTGAACAGGGTTGACATTGCTGGGAAGCAGATCAAGATTGAACCAGGACATCCTAG TTTGATGCAGCAGTCTCATAAGGGGCAAGATGAACCAGATCTTGGTCAGAATATTATTGACAACTTAGCACTGAGACAGAAGA CAACTGTGTCTCCTGGAGTGATTGGGTCTGGCTTGGAAAATGGTTACAATCAGGGATTTCAATCTGGAATGGCGCAACCTTTAAACACATATACTGATAATGCATTTGGACATATAAATTCTAGCATTCACAACACAGTGAGAGGGTCATCAGCTTCAAATGTTTCTGGCGTTTCTGAGTCCAATATATTTGTTGACGCAATAAAATTTGCTTCTAGTCCGAGATTTCATCCTCATTCCTTACCCGAGTATCATGATACTTTAGCTAATGGTAGTCCTTATAACTTTTCAAGCACCATTAGCAACATGACTAGCAGTGTCAATACTGGAGTGACCGAAGCCTCTGACAGCAGGCACAATCAGGGAATGAGCTCAACTGGGAACTTAGCAGAATTTAATGCAGGAG GAAATGGGATCCGGTCACATCATGGACTTTATCAGATGTGGAACAGCTCCAATTTGCATCAGCAGTCTTCGTCAGGTACCATGCTGTGGCAGAAAAGACCATCATTTGTTAATCTTCCACAGATGCCAAGCTTTGCCAGAACACCACCTCATATGTTGAGGTCACAACACATGGACCACAATGTTGCATCAGCACCAGTGTCACCTTGGGGAAGGCAACATTCGCACCTAGCAGAATCCCCTGATGCTTCTGGTTTTGTGGGAAGTGGAGGTTTTCAGGGTTCCTGGCAATTGCTTTCTCCAGAATTTTCTCCTCGCTTGTTTCCTCATGCAAGTCCTAAAGGCACTGAACTGCCATCCAATGCTGGGCAGAGTTCTCCTAAGCATCATGGTTTCCCTGGAAGACATTCTATGAATTCAACGTCAAAATTTGATTCTGCCAATGAACGAATGAGAAGCCTTTATCACCGTAGGAGTGAAACAAACAATGCTGATAAAAAACAATTTGAGCTTGACCTAGGTCGCATAATGCAGGGGGAAGACACCCGAACAACacttatgataaaaaatattcccAACAA GTATACCTCAAAGATGCTTCTTGCTGCTATTGATGAGCGTTGTAGGGGAACTTACGATTTTCTGTATTTGCCAATTGACTTCAAG AATAAATGTAATGTTGGTTATGCATTTATAAATATGATCGATGCTGCTCAAATTATTCCTTTCCACCAG GCTTTTAATGGGAAAAAATGGGAGAAGTTCAATAGTGAAAAGGTAGCCTCACTTGCATATGCCCGAATTCAAGGAAAAGCTTCTCTCATTGCCCATTTCCAGAACTCAAGCCTGATGAATGAAGATAAACGTTGCCGCCCTATTCTCTTCCACACTGATGGTCCAAATGCTGGTGATCCA GAGCCTTTTCCCATGGGTACCAATATTAGAGTGAGACCTGGAAAATCTCGCACTGCTGGTAATGACGAAAGTCGCAACCAACCAAGTCCAAGAATTTTGATAAATGTAGAGTCTCCTAATGGACTTGACTCTGCTTAG
- the LOC107480070 gene encoding PHD finger protein ING1 isoform X2 codes for MSFLEEFQANLESLPVILQKKYALLRDLDKSSRYLSIQRQNERRCEQEIEDIRRGVRSGNITPDTSVVRFSDEALDEQKHSIRIADEKVALAVQAYDLVDTYIQQLDQYLKKFDEELRRERENAAISGVPASAPDGNTKSGRGNEGGRGGRKKHQTSVAVATEAQPTPVNQTGMELDLPVDPNEPTYCFCNQVSYGEMVACDNPDCKIEWFHFGCVGLKEQPKGKWYCSNCAATKNRRRGK; via the exons ATGTCGTTCCTTGAAGAATTTCAAGCCA ATTTGGAGTCTCTACCCGTTATTCTTCAGAAGAAGTATGCCTTGTTGCGTGACCTAGATAAGAGTTCACGGTATTTGTCC ATTCAAAGGCAAAATGAACGCCGCTgtgaacaagaaattgaagatatTAGGCGAGGAGTTAGGTCTGGAAACATCACACCTGATACTTCGGTTGTTCGATTTTCCGATGAAGCACTTGATGAGCAAAAGCATAGCATTAGGATTGCTGATGAAAAGGTTGCCCTGGCTGTCCAGGCATATGATTTG GTAGATACATACATACAACAACTTGATCAGTATCTCAAGAAGTTTGATGAGGAGCTTCGGCGTG aAAGAGAAAATGCTGCAATAAGTGGAGTTCCTGCTTCAGCTCCTGATGGTAATACAAAATCTGGAAGGGGTAATGAAGGTGGCAGAGGAGGGCGTAAAAA ACACCAAACATCTGTTGCAGTGGCAACAGAAGCACAACCTACACCTGTGAACCAAACTGGCATGGAATTGGATTTACCAGTTGATCCAAATGAACCCACATACTGCTTTTGTAACCAAGTTAGCTATGGCGAGATGGTTGCCTGTGATAACCCTGAC TGCAAGATAGAGTGGTTTCATTTTGGTTGTGTTGGTCTGAAAGAAcaaccaaaaggaaaatggtATTGTTCAAATTGCGCAGCAACAAAAAATCGTCGCAGAGGCAAATGA
- the LOC107480121 gene encoding protein MEI2-like 1 isoform X2 — MPSPMVDQRGVSASSHFFDDISFRSERDAGIRKFKSIHDQYPQGKNGMIASPGSNLNSSSVLERSAKSGLPMSCTSLSIENVEQLKFGGEGIFDALMVSKESSHYHHRSRSDLCMRSGPNSPGVIGDKFVSSAATCESTLFSSSLSDMFCQKLRLFGKDALSDQPDIIDSVPEEEPYKSLEEIEAETIGNLLPDEDDLFSGVNDESRYNNTNARKNDDLEDFDLFSSGGGMELERDEHLNAGLRTSALEGDSGFVGGPKGKFPFVTQPSRTLFVRNINSNVDDSELKALFEVNASEKDIGHGTLMLSGLDSSISNDELKQIFGFYGDIKEIFESPEMKQHKFIEFYDVRAAEAALRALNRVDIAGKQIKIEPGHPSLMQQSHKGQDEPDLGQNIIDNLALRQKTTVSPGVIGSGLENGYNQGFQSGMAQPLNTYTDNAFGHINSSIHNTVRGSSASNVSGVSESNIFVDAIKFASSPRFHPHSLPEYHDTLANGSPYNFSSTISNMTSSVNTGVTEASDSRHNQGMSSTGNLAEFNAGGNGIRSHHGLYQMWNSSNLHQQSSSGTMLWQKRPSFVNLPQMPSFARTPPHMLRSQHMDHNVASAPVSPWGRQHSHLAESPDASGFVGSGGFQGSWQLLSPEFSPRLFPHASPKGTELPSNAGQSSPKHHGFPGRHSMNSTSKFDSANERMRSLYHRRSETNNADKKQFELDLGRIMQGEDTRTTLMIKNIPNKYTSKMLLAAIDERCRGTYDFLYLPIDFKNKCNVGYAFINMIDAAQIIPFHQAFNGKKWEKFNSEKVASLAYARIQGKASLIAHFQNSSLMNEDKRCRPILFHTDGPNAGDPEPFPMGTNIRVRPGKSRTAGNDESRNQPSPRILINVESPNGLDSA, encoded by the exons ATGCCTTCTCCAATGGTGGATCAGAGGGGAGTTTCTGCTTCATCTCACTTTTTTGATGACATTTCTTTTCGTTCTGAG AGGGATGCTGGAATACGGAAGTTCAAATCCATTCATGATCAATATCCACAAG GAAAAAATGGAATGATAGCATCCCCTGGAAGCAATTTGAATTCTTCATCTGTACTGGAAAGAAGTGCAAAATCTGGTTTGCCAATGTCATGCACCAGTCTATCTATTGAAAATGTGGAACAGCTAAAATTTGGTGGTGAAGGCATTTTTGATGCGCTGATGGTTTCCAAGGAATCATCACATTATCATCACAGATCAAGGTCTGATTTATGTATGCGCTCCGGACCGAACTCACCTGGTGTAATCGGGGACAAGTTTGTTTCCAGTGCAGCCACATGTGAAAGTACTTTATTCTCGAGCTCATTGTCTGATATGTTTTGCCAAAAGT TGAGGTTGTTCGGGAAAGATGCTTTATCTGATCAGCCCGATATTATTGATTCTGTTCCCGAGGAAGAGCCTTATAAATCTCTTGAAGAAATAGAGGCTGAAACTATAGGGAATCTCCTTCCTGATGAAGATGATCTGTTTTCTGGTGTCAATGATGAGTCAAGATATAACAATACTAATGCCAGAAAAAATGATGACTTGGAGGATTTTGACTTGTTTAGCAGTGGGGGAGGCATGGAGCTGGAAAGAGATGAACATCTGAATGCAGGATTAAGAACTAGTGCTCTGGAGGGAGATTCAGGTTTTGTTGGAGGTCCTAAAGGAAAATTTCCTTTTGTCACACAACCTTCTAGAACACTCTTTGTTCGGAACATTAATAGCAACGTAGACGACTCTGAGCTAAAGGCTCTCTTTGAG GTCAATGCTTCTGAGAAGGATATTGGCCATGGTACGCTGATGCTATCTGGTCTTGATTCATCTATTTCAAATGATGAACTCAAAcagatttttggattttatggagATATTAAAGAA ATTTTTGAATCTCCTGAAATGAAACAGCACAAATTTATAGAGTTTTATGATGTACGAGCTGCAGAAGCTGCTCTTCGTGCATTGAACAGGGTTGACATTGCTGGGAAGCAGATCAAGATTGAACCAGGACATCCTAG TTTGATGCAGCAGTCTCATAAGGGGCAAGATGAACCAGATCTTGGTCAGAATATTATTGACAACTTAGCACTGAGACAGAAGA CAACTGTGTCTCCTGGAGTGATTGGGTCTGGCTTGGAAAATGGTTACAATCAGGGATTTCAATCTGGAATGGCGCAACCTTTAAACACATATACTGATAATGCATTTGGACATATAAATTCTAGCATTCACAACACAGTGAGAGGGTCATCAGCTTCAAATGTTTCTGGCGTTTCTGAGTCCAATATATTTGTTGACGCAATAAAATTTGCTTCTAGTCCGAGATTTCATCCTCATTCCTTACCCGAGTATCATGATACTTTAGCTAATGGTAGTCCTTATAACTTTTCAAGCACCATTAGCAACATGACTAGCAGTGTCAATACTGGAGTGACCGAAGCCTCTGACAGCAGGCACAATCAGGGAATGAGCTCAACTGGGAACTTAGCAGAATTTAATGCAGGAG GAAATGGGATCCGGTCACATCATGGACTTTATCAGATGTGGAACAGCTCCAATTTGCATCAGCAGTCTTCGTCAGGTACCATGCTGTGGCAGAAAAGACCATCATTTGTTAATCTTCCACAGATGCCAAGCTTTGCCAGAACACCACCTCATATGTTGAGGTCACAACACATGGACCACAATGTTGCATCAGCACCAGTGTCACCTTGGGGAAGGCAACATTCGCACCTAGCAGAATCCCCTGATGCTTCTGGTTTTGTGGGAAGTGGAGGTTTTCAGGGTTCCTGGCAATTGCTTTCTCCAGAATTTTCTCCTCGCTTGTTTCCTCATGCAAGTCCTAAAGGCACTGAACTGCCATCCAATGCTGGGCAGAGTTCTCCTAAGCATCATGGTTTCCCTGGAAGACATTCTATGAATTCAACGTCAAAATTTGATTCTGCCAATGAACGAATGAGAAGCCTTTATCACCGTAGGAGTGAAACAAACAATGCTGATAAAAAACAATTTGAGCTTGACCTAGGTCGCATAATGCAGGGGGAAGACACCCGAACAACacttatgataaaaaatattcccAACAA GTATACCTCAAAGATGCTTCTTGCTGCTATTGATGAGCGTTGTAGGGGAACTTACGATTTTCTGTATTTGCCAATTGACTTCAAG AATAAATGTAATGTTGGTTATGCATTTATAAATATGATCGATGCTGCTCAAATTATTCCTTTCCACCAG GCTTTTAATGGGAAAAAATGGGAGAAGTTCAATAGTGAAAAGGTAGCCTCACTTGCATATGCCCGAATTCAAGGAAAAGCTTCTCTCATTGCCCATTTCCAGAACTCAAGCCTGATGAATGAAGATAAACGTTGCCGCCCTATTCTCTTCCACACTGATGGTCCAAATGCTGGTGATCCA GAGCCTTTTCCCATGGGTACCAATATTAGAGTGAGACCTGGAAAATCTCGCACTGCTGGTAATGACGAAAGTCGCAACCAACCAAGTCCAAGAATTTTGATAAATGTAGAGTCTCCTAATGGACTTGACTCTGCTTAG